A region from the Candidatus Binatia bacterium genome encodes:
- a CDS encoding glycine--tRNA ligase gives METIVSLCKRRGFIFQSSEIYGGTGSCWDYGPLGMELKNNVKRAWWRDNVQLRSDMVGLDASILMHPTVWKASGHIDHFTDPMVDCKACKRRFRADKLDEEEWVHYCAATKGNKFVIPGGEACKHCGGKRTLCPACGKGELTPPRQFNLMFKTFMGPVEDEAAVTYLRPETAQGIFVNFENIQQAMRLKLPFGIAQIGKAFRNEITPGNFTFRTREFEQMEIEYFVMPGSDEEWHQRWIDERFAWYQKYGLRKENIRLREHEKDELAHYAKRTADIEYRFAMGWSELEGIANRTDFDLKQHAQFSGKALEYFDEETKQKVVPYVIEPSAGADRSTLAFLVDAYHQEEVRGEKRVVLRFHPELAPVKVAVLPLLKKNDRIVETAKKLCADLKQRWVSVYDDTASIGRLYRRQDEVGTAFCVTVDVQTVGDDKTAADEKVTIRDRDTMQQVRVPISSLQNIMAELMAGKWPDIAGQESYKKPAAK, from the coding sequence ATGGAAACCATCGTGTCGCTGTGCAAGCGGCGCGGGTTTATTTTTCAGTCGAGCGAGATTTACGGCGGCACGGGGTCCTGTTGGGACTACGGCCCGCTCGGCATGGAGCTTAAGAACAACGTCAAGCGCGCCTGGTGGCGCGACAACGTTCAGCTCCGCTCCGACATGGTCGGGCTTGACGCCTCGATCCTCATGCATCCGACGGTGTGGAAGGCGAGCGGACATATCGATCACTTCACCGACCCGATGGTCGATTGCAAGGCGTGCAAGCGGCGCTTTCGCGCGGACAAGCTCGACGAAGAAGAGTGGGTTCATTACTGCGCGGCCACCAAGGGAAACAAGTTCGTGATCCCCGGCGGCGAGGCGTGCAAGCATTGCGGCGGTAAGCGAACGCTCTGCCCGGCCTGCGGCAAGGGGGAGCTCACGCCGCCGCGCCAGTTCAATCTCATGTTCAAGACTTTTATGGGGCCGGTGGAGGACGAGGCCGCGGTCACGTATCTTCGTCCCGAAACCGCCCAGGGCATTTTCGTTAACTTCGAAAACATTCAGCAGGCGATGCGCCTCAAGCTACCGTTCGGCATCGCGCAAATTGGCAAGGCCTTCCGCAACGAGATTACGCCGGGAAATTTCACCTTCCGCACGCGCGAGTTCGAGCAGATGGAGATCGAGTATTTCGTCATGCCGGGCTCGGACGAGGAGTGGCACCAGCGGTGGATCGACGAACGCTTCGCCTGGTACCAAAAGTACGGCCTGAGAAAAGAAAATATCCGGCTGCGCGAGCATGAGAAAGACGAGCTAGCCCACTACGCCAAGCGAACGGCGGACATCGAATACCGATTCGCCATGGGCTGGAGCGAACTGGAGGGGATCGCGAACCGCACGGACTTCGATCTCAAACAACACGCGCAGTTCAGCGGCAAGGCACTGGAGTATTTCGATGAGGAGACAAAACAGAAAGTCGTGCCGTACGTGATCGAGCCGTCGGCGGGAGCCGACCGTTCGACGCTCGCCTTTCTCGTCGATGCCTACCATCAGGAAGAGGTGAGAGGCGAGAAGCGCGTGGTTCTCCGCTTTCATCCCGAGCTGGCGCCGGTCAAGGTCGCGGTCCTGCCGCTGCTCAAAAAAAACGACCGAATCGTCGAGACGGCAAAAAAGCTATGCGCGGATTTAAAGCAGCGCTGGGTTTCAGTATACGACGATACCGCCTCGATCGGCCGGCTTTATCGCCGGCAGGACGAGGTTGGAACCGCGTTTTGCGTGACGGTGGACGTTCAGACGGTCGGCGACGACAAGACGGCGGCGGACGAGAAGGTCACAATCCGCGACCGCGACACGATGCAGCAAGTCCGCGTTCCGATCTCCAGCCTGCAGAATATCATGGCCGAACTGATGGCGGGAAAATGGCCGGACATCGCCGGCCAAGAATCCTACAAAAAACCTGCGGCTAAATAA